Proteins co-encoded in one Romeriopsis navalis LEGE 11480 genomic window:
- a CDS encoding HNH endonuclease — protein MEYFTSQEYAEALANIELTQGQKSLLDFHYQYQVKTKKPATCPNLAAAVGYKNHGGVNGAYGNLGKKILNYLGYSISSSPATIVVKWFRPEGDRSYWLCELHPELMEVLKNQKESENNKGLKSPSTQCSVLKDFPDEVNPSEEFYEGAVSQVQVNAYERNPQARRKCIEHYGASCCVCSFQFSSVLGERGDGFIHVHHLHPISKIAQEYQVDPINDLRPVCPNCHAMIHRYSPPLTINQLKEKFRAADLPVASKECF, from the coding sequence ATGGAATACTTTACATCCCAAGAATATGCTGAGGCATTAGCCAATATCGAGTTGACACAAGGACAGAAAAGTTTGCTTGATTTTCATTATCAGTATCAGGTGAAGACCAAGAAACCTGCTACGTGCCCAAATTTGGCGGCGGCAGTTGGATATAAAAATCATGGTGGGGTTAATGGTGCATATGGGAATCTCGGGAAGAAAATCTTGAATTATTTGGGATATAGTATTTCTTCATCTCCAGCTACGATTGTGGTGAAGTGGTTCCGACCAGAAGGTGACAGATCTTATTGGCTGTGTGAACTACACCCCGAGTTGATGGAAGTACTTAAAAATCAGAAAGAATCGGAAAATAATAAAGGTTTGAAATCACCTTCCACTCAATGTTCCGTCCTAAAGGACTTTCCTGATGAAGTTAATCCGTCTGAAGAATTCTATGAAGGTGCAGTGAGTCAAGTTCAGGTTAATGCCTATGAACGCAATCCCCAAGCGCGCAGAAAATGTATCGAACACTATGGTGCAAGTTGTTGTGTTTGTAGTTTTCAATTCAGTAGTGTGCTGGGTGAACGAGGTGATGGTTTCATTCATGTGCATCATCTTCACCCAATTTCTAAAATTGCTCAGGAATATCAAGTTGATCCGATTAACGATTTACGACCAGTGTGTCCAAACTGTCACGCTATGATTCATCGTTATTCCCCACCATTGACCATTAATCAACTAAAGGAAAAGTTCCGAGCAGCTGATTTACCTGTTGCATCAAAAGAATGTTTCTGA
- a CDS encoding peroxiredoxin, protein MLRCLIPTVLAFCAAFLLFFTQPVLALGGTLPTLDQPAPAFTLPTNTGEGDISLTDYKGQWVVAYFYPADFTPGCTLEARRFQEDLPKYMDRNTQVLGISADDIQSHSEFCDSEGLKFPLLADTDGSVSKAYGSWLGIRSVRHTFVIDPEGVIRSEFTGVNPALHSKEVLETLDRLQNA, encoded by the coding sequence ATGCTCCGTTGCCTTATCCCCACTGTTCTAGCGTTCTGTGCCGCGTTTTTGCTCTTTTTCACGCAACCCGTGCTGGCGCTCGGTGGGACACTCCCAACCCTAGACCAACCGGCTCCGGCCTTTACGCTGCCGACGAATACGGGTGAAGGTGATATTTCTCTCACGGACTACAAAGGCCAATGGGTGGTTGCTTATTTCTATCCCGCTGACTTCACTCCCGGTTGTACCCTTGAAGCGCGACGGTTCCAGGAAGATTTACCGAAGTATATGGATCGCAATACCCAAGTTTTGGGCATCAGTGCTGATGATATTCAGTCCCACTCCGAATTCTGTGACTCTGAGGGGCTGAAATTTCCGCTGCTAGCCGATACTGATGGTAGCGTCAGCAAGGCCTATGGTTCCTGGCTCGGAATTCGCTCCGTGCGTCATACCTTTGTGATTGACCCAGAAGGGGTGATTCGATCGGAGTTTACTGGTGTCAATCCCGCCCTACATAGCAAGGAAGTGTTGGAAACGCTCGATCGATTGCAAAACGCATAA